The following are encoded together in the Candidatus Woesebacteria bacterium genome:
- a CDS encoding four helix bundle protein: MVITSNAGKLKKNFQDRLYNFVLKLTNFIGSLNERDMITKVISNQLARSGTSILSNYVEGKSASSRKDYINYFNHSLKSANESKIWISLLRDTNKCESKEALMLMTELEEISKIFASSIITLKRK; the protein is encoded by the coding sequence ATGGTGATTACGTCAAATGCAGGTAAGTTAAAGAAAAATTTTCAGGATCGTCTGTATAATTTTGTGTTGAAGCTAACCAATTTTATTGGTTCATTAAATGAGCGTGATATGATTACAAAAGTCATATCAAATCAATTAGCACGCAGCGGAACAAGTATTCTGAGTAATTACGTTGAGGGAAAATCAGCAAGTAGCAGGAAAGATTATATAAATTACTTTAACCACTCTCTTAAAAGCGCAAATGAAAGCAAGATATGGATAAGCTTACTTAGAGATACAAATAAATGCGAGTCGAAAGAAGCTTTAATGTTAATGACAGAACTTGAAGAAATTTCAAAGATTTTTGCTTCAAGTATAATAACATTGAAAAGAAAATAA